One Cervus elaphus chromosome 27, mCerEla1.1, whole genome shotgun sequence genomic region harbors:
- the LOC122684942 gene encoding 60S ribosomal protein L17-like codes for MVRYSLDPENPTKSCKSRGSNLRVHFKNTRETAQAIKGMHIRKATKYLKDVTLKKQCVPFRRYNGGVGRCAQAKQWGWTQGRWPKKSAEFLLHMLKNAESNAELKGLDVDSLVIEHIQVNKAPKMRRRTYRAHGRINPYMSSPCHMEMILTEKEQIVPKPEEEVAQKKKISQKKLKKQKLMARE; via the coding sequence ATGGTGCGCTATTCACTcgacccagaaaaccccacaaaatcatgcaaatcaagaggttcaaatcttcgtgttcactttaagaacactcgtgagactgcccaggccataaagggtatgcatatccgaaaagccaccaagtatctgaaggatgtcactttaaagaagcaatgtgtGCCATTCCGTCGTTACAATGGTGGAGTTGGTAGGTGTGCACAGgccaaacagtggggctggacacagggtcggtggcccaaaaagagtgctgaatttttactacacatgctcaaaaatgcagagagtaatgctGAACTTAAGGGCTTAGATGTAGATTCTCTGGTCATTGAGCACATCCAAGTGAACAAAGCCCCCAAGATGAGGCGCAGGACTTACAGAGCTCACGGTCGGATCAACCCCTAcatgagctctccctgccacatggagatgatccttactgaaaaagaacagattgttcctaaaccagaagaggaggttgcacagaagaaaaagatatcccagaagaaactgaagaaacaaaaacttatggcccGGGAATAA